Within Bdellovibrio sp. ArHS, the genomic segment ATTCTCGAAATGAGACACTTTTTTATCTAAACAACCCTCGACTTCTGACCGACAAGAAAGGGGTCAAAGGAGAACCGGTGAAACGGATTCTAGGCGCGCTATTTATACCTTTCAGTCTTCTGAGCTTTGCGGCATACGCACAGAATGATCCTAAAGTGGTTCCTGGCGAATACCTTATTAAGTTTAAGGCTTCTTCAGGTGGGCCCACGATTGCTCAGACGAAGCTTTTAGGTAAAGCTTCGTTGAAGGCCGCCTTTCCGGGGCTGGATATCATGCAGGTCACCATGAAGTCGGGGCCGGATGAAAAAGCCTCTTTTGAAGCTTTAAAAAATGATCCCGATGTTGAGTATATTGAGCCCAATTATATTTTAGATAAAGCGGAAGTCGCGCTGAATGGTTCCGTAGAGCGTTTGACTTACGAGCAATTTGCTAACTCCAGTCCTGCCTCAACGGACCCCGCGGTGTATGCGCAGTCCAATGCGGCAACAGGTGTTGCGAATGCCTGGCCTTTATTAAGTTCTTTAAGTGCGCAGAACGGAAAAGTGATTGTGGCCGTGGTCGATACCGGATTGGACCGTTATCACGATGTTTTTAAACCACTGGCTAACGGCGGTACAGGGGCGCTGTGGGTGAACCCTGTCGAGGCGGCGGGCCAGCCCGGCGTGGATGATGATCAAAACGGATATGTCGATGACGTGAATGGTTGGAATTTTATCACCAACACGAATAATTTTATGGATGACGACGACCATGGCACGCATGTGGCCGGGATTGTTGTCGGCACAGGCCAAAATATTTTTGCTCGTCCTTTGCAGGAATCTAAAATTTCTATCATGCCTTTAAAGTTTTTAGGTGCGACTGGTTCGGGATCCACTTCGAATGCGATTCGCGCGATTTATTATGCCGTCAATAACGGCGCACGTGTGATCAACAACTCTTGGGGTGGGGGTAGTTACAGCCGATCCCTTCATGATGCGATCACCTATGCCTATGAACGTCGTGTGTTAGTGGTCTCTGCCGCCGGCAACTACGGAAGCAACAACGATGCGTCGCCGATGTATCCGGCTAATTACGATGTACCGAGTAACATTTCCATCGCCTCTTCCAGTCGTTACGATGATCTTTCCAGCTTCTCAAATTACGGCGCTTCCACAGTGCATGTGGCCAGCCCAGGGGAGTACATTGAAAGCACCGTTCCTGGAAATACCACAATGCCTATGAACGGAACCAGTATGGCGGCGCCGTTCGTGGCGGGAATGGCGGCATTGGCGTTCCGCGAAGCTCCCTCGCTATCGGGATATCAGATGAAGCAGTTGATTTTGGGCACAGCTTCAGCCAAAAGTTTCCTGAATAACCTCGTGTATTCGAGTGCTCGTATCGATGCCTACGAAATGATTCGCACGTCGCAACAGATGGTGGCGACGGCATCCACTCAACCTGACTATAAACCCTATTATCTGACGGAGCAGGCGTCGACTTCAGGCAGCGGGGCGGCTGGTGGCGGTTGCGGTCTTGTCAAAGCTGTGACCCACAACGGCCCGGGCTCAGGACAGGGTGGGGGAGCCGGCGCGATTGCTGTCGTGATCGGTCTTCTGATGGCCCCGCTGGTCGTCTGGCAGGTTTTGCGATCTCGTGATCCAAAACGACGCCGTCGTTACGAACGCTTTAAAATGAATTCTGAAATTCGTGTGACGGTCGGCGATCGCGAACTGATCGGCGCTGTGAATACCATCTCTGAAGGTGGCTTGTCCTTCAATGCTGACGCCGCTTTGGAAAAAGGTGGCATCGTCACAATGCGAATCCAAAGTCCTGATGGCCACGAAGTCATCGAAGTGCAAGGTCAGGTCGTCTGGAGCGAGCAGAACCAAGCCTACGGAGTCCAGTTCGCTAACGCGAGACAGGGGACTTTGGCTATGATTCGGGATTGGACTTCGGGGCTTATTAAGAGTTCTTAGTTTGTTTTTTTGCTTCGCGCGGGGGATTTGGGAGTGGCACGGATTCCTAAGTCATCCCTTTCGGTCGGCGCGCCTTCCGGGCTCAGTTGCCGCCGCACTTTGTGCGGTTCGCGCCATCGTGGCGCCG encodes:
- a CDS encoding S8 family serine peptidase — encoded protein: MKRILGALFIPFSLLSFAAYAQNDPKVVPGEYLIKFKASSGGPTIAQTKLLGKASLKAAFPGLDIMQVTMKSGPDEKASFEALKNDPDVEYIEPNYILDKAEVALNGSVERLTYEQFANSSPASTDPAVYAQSNAATGVANAWPLLSSLSAQNGKVIVAVVDTGLDRYHDVFKPLANGGTGALWVNPVEAAGQPGVDDDQNGYVDDVNGWNFITNTNNFMDDDDHGTHVAGIVVGTGQNIFARPLQESKISIMPLKFLGATGSGSTSNAIRAIYYAVNNGARVINNSWGGGSYSRSLHDAITYAYERRVLVVSAAGNYGSNNDASPMYPANYDVPSNISIASSSRYDDLSSFSNYGASTVHVASPGEYIESTVPGNTTMPMNGTSMAAPFVAGMAALAFREAPSLSGYQMKQLILGTASAKSFLNNLVYSSARIDAYEMIRTSQQMVATASTQPDYKPYYLTEQASTSGSGAAGGGCGLVKAVTHNGPGSGQGGGAGAIAVVIGLLMAPLVVWQVLRSRDPKRRRRYERFKMNSEIRVTVGDRELIGAVNTISEGGLSFNADAALEKGGIVTMRIQSPDGHEVIEVQGQVVWSEQNQAYGVQFANARQGTLAMIRDWTSGLIKSS